Part of the Cupriavidus basilensis genome is shown below.
CGCGTGGGGCGGCCAATGCCATCGCCGGCATCGTCGATATCCACGCCCATGTCCTGCGCGGTGCGCGCGCGCTCGCCCGCCGGCGCTGAAAAATACGCTACCAGCAAGGAAGCGACGATCAGCACGGCTGTCATCGCCATCGATTGCCACAGGAAGATGGTCTGCGAAAACGGAATCACGCCCGTGATATCCAGCAGCGACTTGGGCAGGCTGGCGGGATTGGCCTGCAACTGCGCTGCGGACGAACTCAAGCCCAGTGCCCAGGTGGCGCCCATTCCCAGGTAGGCGGCGGCGCTGGCCGCGCGATAGTCCACGCGCAGCCCGGTGCGTCGTGCAATGGCCCGCACCAGCAGCCCGCTGAAGATCAGGCTGATGGCCCAGTTGAGCAGGGAGGTCAGCAGGCTGACCAGCGCGACAAAGGCGATGGCGCCGCGTGCTGTGCGCGGCAGGGCGGCTAGCCGCTCGATCAGCAGGGAAGCCGGCGGCGAGGCCGCCACGACATAGCCCGAGATGGCCACCACCGCCATTTGCATGGTGAACGGGATCAGGCTCCAGAAGCCGTCGCCAAATGCGCGGGCCACGCCATGCGCGGGCGCGCCGATGGCCATCGCGCCAAGCGCCACGACGATCACGGCGATGGCGGCAAAGATATACGAGTCGGGGAACCAGCGCTCGGACCAGTCGGTGACCTTGACGGCCAGACGCTCCAGTCCGCCGCGGCCCGGGTGGTCCGGGTGGTTGGCTGCGTTCAGGGGCAGGGGGGTGCTTTTCATGCTTGTCTCCTTACATTGCCATGGCTTTCTGCGCGCGGCGTGGTGCGCGGCAAGCCTTCGAATCCTTCATAAGCCATGACGGCGGCCGCGAGGTCTTCCAGCGCGGTGCCGACAGCCTTGAAGACGGTGATTTCCGTGTCATCCGTGCGGCCGCGATGGCGCTGCTGGCACAGGTCCGCGAGCGTGCCCCGGATATCGGTGGCCTTGAGCACGCCAGCTTCGATCGGGTGGAGCAGGTCGCCGGCCTTGAGCACGGCTTCGCTGGTGTCGACGAAGACGGCGGTTGACTCGAAGCAGCCGTCGTCGGCCTCGCGCATGGCCGGCGTGAAGCCGCCGATCAGGTCCAGGTGGGTGCCGGGCCTGAGCCACGCGCGCTGCACGAGCGGCGAGGTGGAGAGCGTGGCGGAGGTCACAATATCGGCGTCTTCGCAGGCGGCGGCGATCGTCGCGACAAAGCGCGCCTCGAAGCCGTCGGCCCGCAATCTTGCCGCCAGCGCTTCGCCTTGGCTCGCGTTGATATCCCAGACGGCAACGCGCTGGATCGGCCTGACGGCGCGATAGGCTTGGGGCAGCAGGCTGGCTACGCGGCCCGCGCCGAGCACCAGCATCGACGAAGCATAATTGGGGCTCAGGTAAGAGGCCGCCAGCGCCGACGCGGCGGCGGTACGCCTGGACGTGATCTCGTTGCCATCGATCATGGACAACGGTTTGCCGGTGCACGCATCGTGCAGCAGGTAGGTCGAGTACAAGCCCGGCAGCCCGGACAACGTATTGCCCGGGTAGATGGTCACGGTCTTGACGCCGAGATAGGCGTCGGCCTGCCAGGCGGGCATCAGCAGCATTGTCCCCGGCGCCGCGCCGTGCGTATCGATGACATGGCTGTGGCGCTGCGGGACCTCGCAGCCGCGGATAAACGCGTCGCGCAGGGCAGGCACGAGTTTGGCGAACGGCAGCAGCGCGCGGGTGGTGTCGGAGTCGAGTATCAACATGTTGGCTTGGGTGGGGTTGGAAGAAGGGCGGCGGCGGGCGCGATCATGCGTTCAGCACGATGTCGCTGGCAGGCACGGCCTGGCACGCCAGGCACATGCCGGCATCGTCGGGTTCCTCGCCGTGCAGGTGCCGGATGCGGCCCGACACGACGGAAACCGCGCAGCTCTCGCACTGGCCGACCCGGCAGCCGCTGGGCAGTGCCAGGCCGAGCTTTTCAGCGAAGCCCAGCAGTGGGCCGTCCGCCGAGCGCCAGGTGCCGGTGGTGCCGGACCTGGCGAACACCACATTGAACTGCTGGCCTGGCCCGGCCGCCACGCGTTCGGGCGAGCGGAACACTTCGCGCAAGATGTCGGCGCGCGGCACGCCACGCTCGGCCAGCGCGTTGGCGAAGGCGGTCATCATTGGCGCGGGGCCGCACATATAGACGAGCGGGCGCTGGCCGAGCAGTCCGGCCGGGACATGCTCGGCGCTGACGCGTCCGGCCACGTCGTAGTCGACGCCGGGTACGTCGCCTTGCGCGGGACTGTCGTAGAAATTGACGACTTCCAGCGTCGGCAAGGTGTGCCGCAGTGCCAGGATGCGTGACCGGAACGCATGGGCCAGGCCGTTCTGGTTCGCGTACAACAGCAGTATCTTTGGTGCATCAGCGAGCCCGGCCAGCGATTCGAGCAGGCTGACAAACGGCGTGATGCCGATCCCGCCGGCCAGCAGCACCAGTGGGCGCCGGGTGCGCACCGGCATGACAAAGGTGCCGGATGGCGAACGCAGCGAGACGATGTCGCCAATCGCAAGGCACAGGTTGATATGCGACGAAGCGCGCCCGAACACGGCCTCGCCGGTATCGGTCAGGCCCGCCGCGCGGCGCACGGAGATTGAGTAGCCACGCCGCATCGGCAAGACGGCGGGGCCGGTCAGCGAATACGAGCGTACGATCTCTTCGCCGGCGGGCGGCACGGTGAGCTTGATCGTCACATGCTGGCCCGGCAGGAAGTCCGGCAAGCCGCCGCCATCGATGGGTTCCAGGCATACCGACGTGACCTCGCGCGCTTCCTTCACCAGGCTCGCGACGCGAAAGGCGCGATAGCCGTCCCACCGGCGGCGCGTCACATCGAAGGCCGGGTCGTGCTCGACGTTGCAGCGGTAGGCCCGCAGCGGCACGGAGCCGCTGACCGGATCGATGCTGTCCGCGGCGATCAAGCCGTTGTAGTTGCTGTTGTTCTCGCCCGTGACGCCGAGCGCGGTCTGCGCAAGCGCATCGCAGCCCTGCCACCAGCCAAATTCGCCGACCACCACGCGGGGATGCAGGCCTTCCCGGATCTTGGCGATAAACCTTGTGCTGCCCATGGACGTGGTCACCCGGATCGCAT
Proteins encoded:
- a CDS encoding ornithine cyclodeaminase family protein, which produces MLILDSDTTRALLPFAKLVPALRDAFIRGCEVPQRHSHVIDTHGAAPGTMLLMPAWQADAYLGVKTVTIYPGNTLSGLPGLYSTYLLHDACTGKPLSMIDGNEITSRRTAAASALAASYLSPNYASSMLVLGAGRVASLLPQAYRAVRPIQRVAVWDINASQGEALAARLRADGFEARFVATIAAACEDADIVTSATLSTSPLVQRAWLRPGTHLDLIGGFTPAMREADDGCFESTAVFVDTSEAVLKAGDLLHPIEAGVLKATDIRGTLADLCQQRHRGRTDDTEITVFKAVGTALEDLAAAVMAYEGFEGLPRTTPRAESHGNVRRQA
- a CDS encoding short-chain fatty acid transporter, whose translation is MKSTPLPLNAANHPDHPGRGGLERLAVKVTDWSERWFPDSYIFAAIAVIVVALGAMAIGAPAHGVARAFGDGFWSLIPFTMQMAVVAISGYVVAASPPASLLIERLAALPRTARGAIAFVALVSLLTSLLNWAISLIFSGLLVRAIARRTGLRVDYRAASAAAYLGMGATWALGLSSSAAQLQANPASLPKSLLDITGVIPFSQTIFLWQSMAMTAVLIVASLLVAYFSAPAGERARTAQDMGVDIDDAGDGIGRPTRPGEWLEYSPLLTLLIVALGAGWLVHEFTTKDPILAISNLNTYNFLFLMLGMLLNWRPKRFLRAVARSVPSTAGVLIQFPLYGGIAFILTKAAGMDGTTLSHHLASAFVSVATKDSFSAVMGVYSAVLGFFVPSGGGKWVIEAPYVMQAANELQVHLGWAVQVYNAAEALPNLINPFWMLPLLGVLGIRAKDVVGFTFTQLLVHAPLVLFMLWAFAATLPYSPPVMP